DNA sequence from the Pedobacter schmidteae genome:
CATTAACCAATTTGCAAATTTAAACAACATGAAATTTTTCATTGATACAGCCAATCTTGACCAGATAAAAGAAGCACAGGACCTGGGGGTTTTGGATGGTGTAACCACTAACCCAAGCTTGATGGCCAAAGAAGGCATTACAGGTGATGACAATGTAATTGCTCACTATAAAGCAATCTGCGCTATTGTAGATGACAATGTAAGTGCAGAAGTAATTTCTACCACCTATGACGAGATCATCAAAGAAGGCGAAGCTTTAGCAAAATTAAATCCTAAAATCGTAGTAAAAGTACCTATGATTAAAGATGGTGTAAAGGCGATCAAGTATTTAACCTCAAAAGGTATCAGAACCAATTGTACTTTGATATTCTCTCCTGGACAAGCGTTATTGGCAGCTAAGGCTGGTGCTACTTATGTTTCTCCATTTTTAGGTCGTTTAGATGACATCTCTACAGATGGCTTGCAACTGATTGAAGACATCAGACTGATATTTGACAACTACGGTTATCCAACTCAAATATTAGCAGCTTCTATCCGCGGACCATTACATATTGTAGCTTGCGCTAAATTGGGTGCTGATGTAATCACGGCTCCATTGGCAGCCATTACTGCATTGTTAAAACATCCTTTGACAGATAGCGGTCTGGCAACCTTCCTGGCCGATCACGCAAAAGCTGCGGGTAAATAGTATTACCTCCTGATATTAAAATAGCCCTGATGAAAATTTTCATCAGGGCTATTTTAATGTCTATGCACATCATCCTGAATTTATCTCAGGATCACTCAAGAGAAAGCAAGCTGTCATTGGCAAATTATTTAAGCATTTCCTGCGACAAGACGTCAAATTTATCTCCGGCTAATACCTGCTTTACCAGATCATAATCAATCAGCTCATCAGGAGCAATCAATATCCCCTTTACCCCTGCCCCATTTGCAGCAGTTACGTCACGTGGTTTGTCACCAATCATCACCGACAATGCAGGATCGATATTATACTTTGCAATGGCTTCTAAAAGCATCCCTGATTTAGGCTTACGACAATCGCATTCGCCCGATACAGTGGGATGGTGCGGACAATAATACGCATGAGTAATCACTGCTCCCTGCGCCTCAAACCGGGCTGCCAAAGTATTGTGCATCTGGGCCAGGGTTTCCTCCGTATAACGTTGCTGAGCAATGCCTCCCTGGTTGGTAATGATAATTAAAAGATACCCCTCATCGTACAATTTTTTTAAGGGTGCAATCTGATAATCTAATATTTCAAAATCTTCCAGTCTGGTAATGTAGTCGTATATTTCATGGTTCAGCACCCCGTCGCGGTCCAGAAAAACAGCTTTATTCATCGTCATTTCAATTGTCCTTTATTTTCTAGCTTTGTTTTCTTACGTATTTGGTAAGGATTACTATGGTTTGTCCTTCTATTTTCCCTTCAATCTGATCCGTATTATCGGCTACCAAACGAATATTTTTGACCACAGTACCTAGTTTTGCACTTAGTGAAGATCCTTTTACATCCAGTGTTTTTGTCAAAACAACTGTATTACCAGTTTCCAGTAATTGGCCGTTACAATCTTTGTGCACCTCTTCTGTAGCATCATCTTCATCATCAGCACCCAATTGTGCCCAGGCCAGCGTAGCTTCATCCATATACATGGCATCCAGGCTATCCACAGCCCAGCTTTCCTCTTTCAAACGTTTCAGTAAACGCCAGGTAATTACCTGAATACCCGGAACTGCACTCCACATACTAGTTCGCAGACAATTCAAATGTTTTACATCCAATGGTGCAGTTTTTTCTATCTGGGCTAAGCATTTGCCACAGATCATTACACAGTTGTCTTCAGTTTTGCTGGTTTGAGGTAAAACGGCATACAAATTTATAGGCGCTGCCGATTCGCACAATTCACATTTATTTTCGCTTCTATCTAATAATTGTTGTTCCAAAATATGCTGTTTTTTATTAAAAATTGAGAATGCGAAGTTACTATTTTAGTCTGAATCGAAGCTGCTATAAAATAAACCAGATCAGGCAAGCGACATCTCTACATAAAAAACCGTTCCTGTGTCGACAGAACTGGTAAACCAGATGCGTCCACCTTGTTGAACAATAAAATCTTTGCAGAGCACCAGTCCCA
Encoded proteins:
- the fsa gene encoding fructose-6-phosphate aldolase — encoded protein: MKFFIDTANLDQIKEAQDLGVLDGVTTNPSLMAKEGITGDDNVIAHYKAICAIVDDNVSAEVISTTYDEIIKEGEALAKLNPKIVVKVPMIKDGVKAIKYLTSKGIRTNCTLIFSPGQALLAAKAGATYVSPFLGRLDDISTDGLQLIEDIRLIFDNYGYPTQILAASIRGPLHIVACAKLGADVITAPLAAITALLKHPLTDSGLATFLADHAKAAGK
- a CDS encoding HAD-IIIA family hydrolase, with amino-acid sequence MNKAVFLDRDGVLNHEIYDYITRLEDFEILDYQIAPLKKLYDEGYLLIIITNQGGIAQQRYTEETLAQMHNTLAARFEAQGAVITHAYYCPHHPTVSGECDCRKPKSGMLLEAIAKYNIDPALSVMIGDKPRDVTAANGAGVKGILIAPDELIDYDLVKQVLAGDKFDVLSQEMLK
- a CDS encoding PhnA domain-containing protein — protein: MEQQLLDRSENKCELCESAAPINLYAVLPQTSKTEDNCVMICGKCLAQIEKTAPLDVKHLNCLRTSMWSAVPGIQVITWRLLKRLKEESWAVDSLDAMYMDEATLAWAQLGADDEDDATEEVHKDCNGQLLETGNTVVLTKTLDVKGSSLSAKLGTVVKNIRLVADNTDQIEGKIEGQTIVILTKYVRKQS